A stretch of the Amycolatopsis sp. BJA-103 genome encodes the following:
- the prfA gene encoding peptide chain release factor 1, which produces MDSSSLKGLLEEHAQLEEQLADPSVHADQARARKLGRRYAELSPVVKTVRELDTARDDLETAKELASEDSSFAAEAEEISAKIPVLESKLTELLLPRDPYDGSDVVMEIKSGEGGEESALFAGDLLRMYLRYAERHGWKAEVLDSVDSDLGGFKDVTVSIKSRSADVDGVWARLKFEGGVHRVQRVPATESQGRIHTSASGVLIYPEPEDVEVEIDPNDLRIDVYRSSGPGGQSVNTTDSAVRITHLPTGVVVSCQNEKSQIQNRARALQVLQARLQAIAEEEAAAKASDARRSQVRTVDRSERVRTYNFAENRIADHRVNYKAYNLDQVLDGDLDGVLNALITADREERLAAHAG; this is translated from the coding sequence GTGGATTCGAGTTCGCTGAAGGGTCTGCTCGAAGAGCACGCCCAGCTGGAAGAACAGCTGGCCGACCCGTCCGTGCACGCCGACCAGGCGCGCGCACGCAAGCTCGGCCGCCGCTACGCGGAGCTGAGCCCGGTCGTCAAGACGGTCCGTGAGCTCGACACCGCTCGCGACGACCTCGAGACGGCGAAGGAACTGGCGTCCGAAGACTCGTCCTTCGCGGCCGAGGCCGAGGAGATCTCCGCCAAGATCCCCGTACTCGAGTCCAAGCTCACCGAACTGCTCTTGCCGCGCGACCCGTACGACGGTTCCGACGTGGTCATGGAGATCAAATCGGGTGAAGGCGGCGAGGAGTCGGCGTTGTTCGCCGGCGACCTGCTGCGCATGTACCTGCGCTACGCCGAGCGTCACGGCTGGAAGGCCGAGGTGCTCGACTCGGTCGACTCGGACCTCGGCGGTTTCAAGGACGTCACCGTGTCCATCAAGAGCCGTTCGGCCGACGTCGACGGTGTCTGGGCGCGGCTGAAGTTCGAGGGCGGGGTGCACCGCGTGCAGCGCGTGCCCGCCACCGAATCCCAGGGCCGTATCCACACCTCCGCGTCCGGCGTGCTCATCTACCCTGAACCCGAGGACGTCGAGGTCGAGATCGACCCGAACGACCTGCGGATCGACGTCTACCGCTCGTCCGGCCCCGGCGGCCAGAGCGTGAACACGACCGACTCGGCCGTGCGCATCACGCACCTTCCGACCGGTGTGGTCGTCTCGTGCCAGAACGAGAAGTCGCAGATCCAGAACCGCGCCCGTGCCCTGCAGGTGCTGCAGGCCCGCCTTCAGGCGATCGCCGAGGAGGAGGCCGCCGCGAAGGCGTCGGACGCGCGTCGCTCGCAGGTCCGCACCGTCGACCGCTCCGAGCGGGTCCGCACCTACAACTTCGCCGAGAACCGCATCGCCGACCACCGGGTGAACTACAAGGCGTACAACCTGGACCAGGTCCTCGACGGCGACCTCGACGGCGTGCTGAACGCGCTCATCACCGCGGACCGCGAAGAGCGGCTCGCCGCCCACGCGGGCTGA
- the rpmE gene encoding 50S ribosomal protein L31 → MKSGIHPDYVVTHVNCDCGNEFTTRSTKTSGNLHVEICSNCHPFYTGKQKLMDTGGRVARFEARYGKRKKAEDAK, encoded by the coding sequence ATGAAGAGCGGTATTCACCCCGATTACGTTGTCACGCACGTCAACTGCGACTGCGGCAACGAATTCACCACGCGCAGCACCAAGACCTCCGGCAACCTCCACGTCGAGATCTGCTCGAACTGCCACCCGTTCTACACCGGCAAGCAGAAGCTCATGGACACCGGCGGCCGCGTCGCGCGCTTCGAGGCTCGCTACGGCAAGCGCAAGAAGGCCGAAGACGCCAAGTAG
- a CDS encoding CHAP domain-containing protein — MRTILAKVAKPASVAALAIAAFAMAPVAGAAPAAPEAGATITAADINPAAGTFTTVPEGDLAIQGAGDGTPAGAVQWFKNKAGSTAYQGLCEKAVENAYGTTGVWASANAHWNGASPKHTTGTPPKGSFVYWNISQWGHVGIADGSGGIYASSIGGKIGHASSVNYFNNYRGWTPAAVPHR, encoded by the coding sequence ATGCGCACTATCCTCGCCAAGGTGGCGAAGCCCGCGTCCGTCGCGGCGCTGGCCATCGCGGCCTTCGCCATGGCTCCGGTCGCTGGAGCCGCTCCGGCCGCCCCCGAAGCGGGCGCCACCATCACCGCCGCCGACATCAACCCCGCGGCGGGCACCTTCACCACGGTGCCCGAGGGCGACCTCGCGATCCAGGGCGCCGGTGACGGCACGCCCGCCGGCGCCGTCCAGTGGTTCAAGAACAAAGCCGGCTCCACCGCGTACCAGGGCCTCTGCGAGAAGGCCGTCGAGAACGCGTATGGGACCACCGGCGTCTGGGCCTCGGCCAACGCGCACTGGAACGGCGCGAGCCCGAAGCACACGACCGGGACGCCGCCGAAGGGCTCCTTCGTGTACTGGAACATCAGCCAGTGGGGCCACGTCGGCATCGCCGACGGCTCCGGCGGGATCTACGCCTCCAGCATCGGCGGCAAGATCGGCCACGCGTCGAGCGTGAACTACTTCAACAACTACCGCGGCTGGACCCCCGCGGCGGTCCCGCACCGCTGA